One Tubulanus polymorphus chromosome 5, tnTubPoly1.2, whole genome shotgun sequence DNA segment encodes these proteins:
- the LOC141905588 gene encoding protein KIBRA-like, translating to MPRNRNGELSLPDGWELGQDYDGKLFYIDHNTRQTTWIDPRDRFTKPHSFADCSGDELPLGWEEVYDSSMGVYYIDHINKTNQLEDPRLQWRIEQEKMLKDYLVTAHEDLAAKKEIYNVKQQRLTLAQDEYLHLNETLTQNGWKTSRTSLNSCSSVGSTKYDPDLLKADVALAKNRVSRLKREIEQIRAEMQYKQQGVDTLSQVDEKMSGQASMYNINEAQEIRERIKCIQKSLISGQKEKQNLMHSLAKLKDDILMNKLQSGSSPDVSTLSLPCEKSNMASQTDLSGDGLSSGARLAEIARMGFLYDEAKKNVNNHWVELAKIEQQIIPGQSESDKDRLLLIQEKEQLLRELRGMTMKGRRDDANVLAQIHQLELDLNTAMEMSSRQIAERLKVQETKALIRKKLEDAIKAQTFLETQLRSLSLSTLSASSGSSLGSLGSLSATSSKGSQSSLSFTDIYGQHHQTDTNIQDMNRIYHVLQGHSISPINELQTTSATPDEQFNVVARQPISLAIQPIADRGLLTVAPAPSSQASISPPVSPLEIGPPPTYQQHMTMVVQQRAGTADQNNTEQCSLQSQFMELQLSAKNTAAGSSSNVDFNNHANAQAVSNNNNISNTPVKSVSPHSPLTPDSIDSGVCMTGVLRQKQPSGGGDAEPSNLPPLSPISETSSGVCNNMSGGLTTRSVSAAVSDESVAGDSGVFEASINRPGALDDVLVLNLECAQVQVKLRYEQFEKQLIIGIEQARNLAALPMAENSQVCIKTALLPSPPGQNVFTTLPSGNLNCPKFNHSFRVNIPENRLFTKTLQVNIWCLQSTTAYEECLGCAQVSLADFDPAVTLTRWYNVLSFKFMQSDCQITSMGSQTSVCSQNSLSEKGCMDQSLKTSSTLKQRSVVVPEAGSAENIKDSTHRSSHPHISSLKEESSDESTIISSQPSTLTRNQDPDEMERHKCGSPPDGEEVTSSQDEAEDEGPYDEEAEEIVSSELDSPSADLPSGYEVKYSDDADDDADMDGGDLSEEEYSDRDEDAERCDKETNTERNYQHATSWSKKHADDTMHSSTIRRSQTFSPAGDAHGHCKLNRRGSDSLVPLYRRGPFQRNSKERRSLRWKKPPCTMHRFKTPKDRNRVCTSLDLELDLQASQTKLTQLKDEIGRLQELIEKMRQAKESGQSELPSWFTENERLLELLQEAESLSERQDQSPPSTHQRKVDRLLKKVNKEVHKLRKIQSANQKVDVMSFREKIAFFTTVHMDIPVITTDSETEGATIRNEDHG from the exons gCCAAAAAAGAGATTTATAACGTGAAACAACAGAGGTTGACACTCGCTCAGGATGAGTACCTACATCTGAACGAAACCCTCACTCAAAATGGATGGAAAACCTCACGCACAAGTT tAAACTCATGTTCGAGTGTTGGTAGTACGAAGTATGATCCTGATTTGCTGAAGGCCGACGTAGCGCTGGCTAAAAACCGTGTGTCTCGTTTGAAACGCGAAATTGAACAAATCCGCGCCGAAATGCAATACAAACAACAGGGAGTCGATACTTTATCTCA AGTTGATGAGAAGATGTCCGGGCAAGCTAGTATGTACAACATCAATGAAGCCCAAGAGATTCGAGAACGTATCAAATGCATTCAGAAGTCATTGATATCCggtcaaaaagaaaaacaaaatctaATGCAT TCTCTTGCCAAGTTAAAGGATGatattttaatgaataaacTACAGAGCGGTTCATCACCCGATGTCTCAACACTTTCACTGCCGTGTGAGAAAAGTAACATGGCTTCACAGACGGATTTGTCCGGAGAC GGTTTGTCTAGCGGTGCGAGGTTAGCGGAAATCGCTCGTATGGGATTTTTATATGACGAAGCCAAGAAAAACGTTAACAACCACTGGGTGGAGTTGGCGAAAATAGAACAGCAAATTATTCCCGGTCAATCGGAATCGGATAAAGATCG attgtTGTTGATACAAGAAAAAGAGCAGTTATTAAGAGAATTACGAGGTATGACAATGAAAGGACGACGAGATGATGCGAATGTGCTGGCACAAATTCATCAGTTAGAGCTTGATTTAAACACCGCGATGGAAATGTCGAGTCGGCAAATTGCGGAAAG GTTAAAGGTACAAGAAACGAAAGCGTTGATTCGTAAGAAACTCGAGGACGCGATTAAAGCGCAAACTTTCCTCGAGACTCAACTTCGCAG TTTATCGTTGAGTACGTTATCGGCGTCATCTGGATCGAGTCTCGGTTCGCTCGGTTCATTGTCGGCGACGAGCAGTAAAGGTTCACAGAGTTCTCTTAGTTTCACCGATATTTACGGACAGCATCATCAAACGGATACGAACATACAGGATATGAATCGTATTTACCACGTGCTGCAGGGTCACAGCATCTCGCCGATCAATGAACTGCAAACGACGTCCGCGACGCCGGACGAACAATTCAATGTCGTCGCGCGGCAACCGATATCGTTGGCGATACAGCCGATCGCTGATCGCGGCTTGTTGACCGTCGCGCCGGCCCCGTCGTCGCAAGCATCGATATCGCCGCCGGTGTCGCCGCTCGAGATCGGACCGCCGCCGACTTATCAACAGCACATGACGATGGTCGTGCAACAGCGCGCCGGCACCGCGGACCAAAACAACACGGAACAATGCTCATTACAATCTCAATTTATGGAATTGCAATTATCGGCGAAGAACACGGCGGCCGGTTCTAGTAGTAACGTTGATTTCAATAATCACGCGAACGCACAAGCGGttagtaataataacaatataagTAATACTCCGGTGAAATCTGTGTCGCCGCATTCTCCGTTGACTCCGGATAGCATCGATTCCGGTGTTTGTATGACGGGCGTCTTACGTCAGAAGCAGCCGTCGGGCGGCGGCGACGCCGAGCCCAGTAATCTGCCACCGTTGAGCCCGATCAGCGAAACGAGTTCGGGAGTGTGCAATAATATGTCGGGCGGTTTGACGACTCGCAGCGTATCGGCCGCGGTCAGCGACGAGTCCGTAGCCGGCGATAGCGGCGTATTCGAAGCCAGTATCAACCG ACCTGGTGCTTTAGACGACGTATTGGTGCTGAATTTGGAATGCGCGCAAGTCCAAGTGAAATTACGATATGAGCAATTTGAAAAACAACTGATCATTGGAATAGAGCAAGCTCGTAACCTGGCAGCATTACCCATGGCTGAAAATTCACAAGT GTGTATAAAAACAGCGTTGCTTCCCTCGCCACCGGGTCAAAATGTGTTTACAACTCTGCCATCGGGAAATTTAAACTGCCCGAAATTCAACCACAGTTTCCGCGTGAACATCCCGGAAAATAGACTGTTCACGAAAACACTGCAAGTTAATATATGGTGCTTACAATCCACGACAGCATACGAAGAATGCTTG GGCTGCGCTCAAGTGAGTCTTGCCGATTTCGACCCTGCGGTGACCCTTACGCGCTGGTATAATGTGCTCAGTTTCAAGTTCATGCAGTCGGATTGTCAGATCACGTCGATGGGCAGCCAAACGTCGGTGTGTTCTCAAAATTCTCTTTCTGAAAAG GGTTGCATGGACCAGTCGTTAAAGACGTCGTCCACTCTGAAACAGAGAAGTGTTGTCGTGCCGGAGGCAGGATCGGCGGAAAATATCAAGGATTCAACGCATCGGTCGTCGCATCCTCATATCTCTAGTTTAAAAGAGGAGAGCAGCGATGAGTCAACTATCATATCATCACAACCATCTACACTTACTAGAAATCAAG ACCCAGATGAAATGGAACGTCATAAATGCGGCAGTCCTCCCGATGGCGAAGAAGTAACGAGCAGTCAAGATGAAGCTGAAGATGAAGGGCCTTATGATGAAGAGGCAGAGGAAATTGTTTCTTCTGAATTG GACTCTCCGTCCGCCGATTTGCCGTCCGGTTACGAGGTCAAGTACAGCGACGACGCCGATGACGACGCCGATATGGACGGCGGCGACCTCTCCGAAGAGGAGTACTCGGACCGCGACGAGGACGCCGAACGCTGCGATAAAGAAACGAACACGGAGCGCAACTATCAGCATGCGACGTCGTGGTCGAAAAAACACGCGGACGACACGATGCATTCGAGTACGATTCGACGTTCGCAGACGTTTTCGCCGGCCGGTGACGCACACGGTCATTGCAAACTGAATCGTCGCGGCAGCGATAGTTTAGTACCGCTGTATCGTCGAGGACCCTTTCAACGTAATTCAAAAGAACGAAGGAGTTTACGATGGAAAAAG CCACCGTGTACAATGCATCGATTCAAGACTCCGAAAGATCGAAACAGAGTTTGCACAAGCCTCGATTTAGAACTCGATTTACAAGCTTCGCAAACAAAACTCACCCAGTTGAAAGATGAGATCGGTCGTCTTCAAGAATTGATCGAGAAAATGAGACAAGCGAAAGAAAGTG GACAAAGTGAATTACCTTCTTGGTTTACCGAGAACGAACGTTTGTTAGAATTGCTGCAGGAAGCTGAAAGCCTG AGTGAAAGGCAAGACCAGAGTCCTCCATCAACTCATCAACGTAAAGTCGATCGTTTGCTGAAAAAGGTTAACAAGGAGGTTCATAAACTACGGAAGATACAGTCTGCTAATCAGAAGGTTGATGTCATGTCATTTAG AGAAAAAATAGCGTTCTTCACCACGGTGCACATGGATATTCCTGTAATTACGACCGATTCAGAGACAGAGGGTGCCACTATACGAAACGAAGACCATGGTTAA